The Balaenoptera acutorostrata chromosome 13, mBalAcu1.1, whole genome shotgun sequence region AGCCATTCCAGGGCCTACTCAGAAGGGGCTCCGGCGGAAGGTGGGGTTCACTGGGACTGGCCTTTTATCTGCTGAGGTCTGAAACTGTAAAAGTTTATGTAAACAATGAGATAAATATATTAGTATCTTTTTTCTGAGCCCATTGAGGTTCCATATGCATTCAAAATGtgctttggtttaaaaaataggTTTTGTGAATTTGGGTgtgagcttttttttcttttttttttctttttttgttgttgttgtttatcctCTTTCCTACATGATATctgctattttctgtttcctgtttctcCGAAACATTCAGGAATTAAGTGACTAAAGCAGAGAACTGTAAGCCGCCCTTGGCCTCCAACAGCCTAATCTCCTGGTGAGGCTCTAACACACGTCCATGCACACACTCACGAGCACGCATTCCACATGAaaccaaaggaaaaggaaaacaaaaccaagtgTCGTGTTAACCCCGCCCGCCCCACAAACCCTTAAAGTCTTAAATAGGAAACTAGTGTTTTGCtttcttgttaaaatacagagaaGGCTCGATATATGATACAATACTCAGGTGGGTACAATACTACGTCGCACGAAGGTCGTAGAGTGAGGGCCTCTGCGCCCAGTCCCTGAAGCTCTGCCATGAACCACCTGCTTCACCGGGGGCCACGCCCAGGGGCGTGTGTGCAGCTCCCGCTACAGACTTCTGTCGTGTGGCTTAAGTGCTGACGGGGTAGGGGAGTCGGGAGAGCAGAGGCGCTGGAAGGGCCCCCACCTGACTTGCTGGAACACAAGTCCCCAGAGGGGAGAGGAGCAGCCCGAGGCCGGGGGTACCCCAAGGGCTCAGCAGGGCCCCACGTGGCCTGCGTGCCCTCACTCCCAACACCCACCACTCGGGTCCCTGAACTCAGGCTCTGGTTTCAGCTGGAGGGTCTCTGGAGGGGTGGAGGATGGGGGTAGGGGATGACTCCGGAATTTTTTGGTCTGAActtaaagtagaaagaaaagaaatgaaaacatgaagcaAAACGAAGATAAAGCCGCTGGTCCAGCCCTGTGGCTACAGTAGGCTGAGGACAGTGGTGCCGACCTCTCGACCTTGGCCTGGCCTTGTGAGCATGGCTCTAGGCCCATGGAGGTGGCTGAGGCTGGCGGAGAGCCCAAGGCGAGAGGTGAGGGTAGGGTGGGATTCAGGGCTGAGCCCACAGGTGGCAGCCAGCCTCTCCCCAGACCGCCCAGATATGCCAAAGCAGAGCAGGTCCCCACCctgccggggtgggggtgggagaagatATACACATCCCTGTGGTCAGCCCCTCCGCACTGGTCAGGTAGGGGCTGCTGCTCTCCCGAGGTCAGGCTCTTGCAGGCCCAGGGGACAGGATGGGGGGGGCTCACTTCCGCCCCGTCCTGGCCTGACCGGGAGCCTCCAGGAACTTGTCCCACCGTGTGGCTCCCGTCTCCTGGCACCTGGTCCTGTGCCAGGGGCTCCCCAGGGGCTGGAGCACCAATACCCCCACTCGGGCCCAGATGAGAGGCAGCTCGGGCTCCCTGACGCCCAGCAGCACACTCAGAACACCTTCAGGGTGGCCAGCTGGCCACACGTGCACAGAGGAAGTACAGGTGCCCCTTCTGAGAGGGGGCACAGGCGGGGGGCCCAGGAGGGcgacaaggaaaacacaagtgTCACGGCCACAACTGCCATCACCAACCAACGTCCTGTTCTCACAAATTCAAGAGGTAGCAAAAGGTCAGAAGTCTCTCCACCTTGAagggcaaggaaggaaggaaacgcGACATGAGTCCACACGTACCGCGCACACCACACACACGGAGAAAATGGAAACGCGTACCAACGTCCTGGCACTGCGGccagcctccccccgccccccaccaaccCCAGACCTTCCAGTTCCAACATTCACATACACGTTACACGGGGTTTTCTCTTAATAAAAACAAGTACCTCTAAACAAAGAATATTCCTCAGAAACTATGGGAAAAGCACTCTCTCTCCTGAGGCAGCCGAGGCAGGGCTCGGGGCCCAGGGAAGCCTTTGGCCAAGAAGGGCTTCTGGGGCCTGGAGGGTGGGCGCCCAGCCCACAGTCgggcggggtggggtggctgCCCCGGTACATTCAGTCTGCAGACCCAGGCTCAGCCCCGAGGGGCCGGAAGAAAATAAACTCTTGTTGgttttggtttaaaaaacaaaattcaaaaagaaaaaaggaacagatcAGTAGGAATAACAGCCACACAGGCCCAGAGGGCTCTTTAGCTGTGGAGAGGTAGGCGGTGGGGGCCCCTGACTGTCCCAGCACCAGTGAGCGGTGACCCCTGGCTCGAGGAGGGAGGGCGCTGTCCCCTCCCTCTGGCACCGCTCCCCGCAGAGCCAGGCTGGCAGCACAGACACTCCGGCCGCGGCAGCCCTGCTCCCCGCAGCGTGGAGGGAGGCCCCCACTCCCCCTGCTCTGACCCGGCCTGCGGGACACCCCCGTGACCCACTCCCGCAGGCCCCGCCGTGGCCCTCACGGGGAACTGGGCCGGGCAGGATCAGGAGGCAGACGGCGCAGCAGCCACACGCACTCGGGCTGGGTGCCAGCTGCCTGCTTCTCCCCTTGGTACAGACTGTGGATTAAAGCtctggggggcgggcggggggctgCACCAGGAACTGCCCCACACCCGGGGCCCAGCCACTGTGCCCCTGCTTTCCTGGGCGCCCGCGGGCCAACAGGGTCTTTGGCTTTTAGGAGGGGGAGGTGTGCATGCGCAGGTGGCTGATGAGGTTGCGCTGCTGCGTAAACTTGCCCCCGCACAGCTGGCACTCGTAGGGCTTCTCGCCCGAGTGCACGCGCATGTGCTCAGTGAGGCGGTACTGGCGGGTGAAACGCATGCCGCACTCGTCACAGGCAAAGGGCTTCAGGCCCAGGTGGCTGCGCATGTGGCGCGTCATGGTGCCGCGCTGCGTGAACATCTTGCCGCAGATGTTGCAGGGGAAGGGCCGCGTCAGCCAGTGAGTCTTCTCGTGCTGCCGCAGAGTGGCCGGGTCCTTGTAGGTCTTCTCGCAGACTGAGCACTTGAAGGGCCGGGGCTCGGCTGCGTAGGCCGCGCTGGGCGCCGACAGGTCCTCGGCCTCTTCCTCGGCGCCCCCACTGCCCGTCTCATAGGCACCCTCCTCCTTGATGAAGAGCTCCTCCTCCGTGTGCGTCTCCACATGCGCGTTGAGCTGCTCGGAGCTGGGGAAGCCCTTGGCGCAGGGGATGCACACATACAGGTTGTCCCCGTAGGACACCGTCTCATAGCCCTCCTGCCGGTACATGTAGTGGGCGCTGGCGTGGCCGCTGCCGCCCTCGCTCCCGCTTTGCCCGCTGTCCTCACTCCCATCCTTGccgttctcctcctcctccttgcagGGGTATGAGGGCTCCCCGTAGGGCCCGCCCGCCACCGCATTGCTGGCTAGGATGCCGTTGGGAACCCTGTCCCCGAGCCCTTCGGCCTCCTCCCCTGGGCAGGGGCCCTTTGGCGCCGCTTCCCTCCGCTCAAAGGGGGAGGCGGCCATGGGCTCCTTCTTGGCCCACTCCTTCTTGCGGGCCGAGTGCCGGAGGCTCTTGCGGGGGGGCTGCCCACCCGGCCCCTCCAATAGGCTCAGGGGGTTGTCCTCGGCCCCCTCCAGATCCATGGGCTCACTGGGGGTGCCCCCCAGCTCGGCGTAAGAGGCACTGTTGGCGACGGGAGGGGCGGAGGCCGAGAGGGGTGAGCCTTGCTGACTGTCGCTCAGCTGGGCTGGGTCGTCGGGGGTAAGGGGGGGCCCGGGGGTGGCGGGGGGCAGCGGGGGGCTCTTCTTGGACAAGTCCAGGCCCAGCTCCTGCTCGCAGCCCCCGCCGCTGCCATTGGTGCTGCAGCCACCCAGGCCAGCCTCCCCGCTGGCTGGACAGACCGGCCGGCCCAGGCCATGCACGCTCTCCTGGCTGGAGCCGCCCAGGAAGAGCTCCTCATCGGAGCCTTTGGCCTGGGGGAGCTCCTGGGGGGTGTGGGCCCCCTTGCGCCCGTCCACGAGCCCCGGATACCGGGCCTGGATGACAGAGGCCGTGGACAGCCGCTGGCCGCGGGGGGACCGCCCCAGGCCGGCCCCACCCCGCCCGGAGCCAAAGGGCTTGCCAGCTCTCTTGAGTTTGCGCCGGCAGAGGGCTGCCAACTCGGGCAGCTGGAGGTAGCTGGCGGCGGTGAGGAGCGTGCTGAAGTTGGGCTCGGCTGGCTGGTCACTGGGCAGCAACTTGCCGGTGTAGATGAAGTCCAGGATCTGCTGGAACACCGTGGAGCTGACCATGTCTGTGTCCAGGTTGATGAGGTTGTCGTGTAGGACCAGGGACTTGAAGTAGATGCTGCTGGCGGCCAGCACGTTCTTGTGGGCCCGGAAGATGGAGTTCTCCACCATGATGATGACATCACACAGGAAGCCCTTGGTCCGCTGCTGGTTCAGCTGCAGCAGGAGCTGCTTCGAGTGGCTGGGCAGCTCCATGTCGGGCCCCATGTCCCCACGCCCTGCCCACACGCACCACCTGCGGGCAAGAACAGGTACGCGCGCACATCAGCGGGGGACCCTCCTGGGGCCCGGCACCTGGGCAGGGAACTCACGCCACCCAGGCTGCCAGAAAAGTGGGGCGGCACCAGCCTATCTGCAAACTTGAAAACAGAGGACAATGAAGGGCACATGATGGCGGGCAAccaaactgggatttgaacttggCCCAAGGTATCATCTCCGCACTAAAGGAAGCCAACCACGTGCCCAGATGGGACCCAAAGGTCTTTGTTCCGTCTTTGGCCTCATAGACCCAAAGGCAGGGGTCTATGAGGTGCTGGGTGGCTGGACTTCCCACGTGGGCATGCAGCTTCCCAGTTTTCGAGACAAGCCAGAAATCCAGGTTTTCAGGTGAAACCACCCCATGCAAAATGAAGgttctttttccttaaatacCACGTGGGCCAGATCAAACATGCAGCCTCTGGTCTGCGACCTCTGCTCTAGACTGGGTCTCTCTCTAACAACCCTAGAGGCTTCCCAAACTCTGAGGTTTACCAGCATCACGTGACACTGCGCCCAgccgccacccccaccccacaaggCCTTGCCCCATCACAGGCACTGAGCACCCATCCCCCCTACCCCCTGTCTGGGCCTCCAAGTGCCGAGAAGGAAAGGCAGCCTGGCCAAGCCCTGGCACCGCTGGGCCCCAGGGACTTTCTGGGCAGGGCAGGCAGTGCTGTATGAACCTGGGAAACTCGCCAGACTGGCACAGATGCTAACTGACGTCACTGAGGAAAACACATGCAGAGGAACTCTGTGGTGGCTGCGTGGCAGTGTGCACAGGGGTCTCTGGGAGCAGCGTGCCCCAACCATGCACCCACCCCACTGGGCAGCAGGGCCACAGTGCAAGGCCACTCAGTCCAGCCACTCAGGAGCTCGTGCCCTCCCACAGGTGCTCTGAGCCGTGAGGCCGACAAGGGTCTTTCATGTCCTGCTCACGGCCCAACCTCGGAGAGGAACTGACTGCTCTGAGCCTCCCACACCTGGGATCAGCTCCTACCAGgcgcccagccctgcctccctcaGGACAGAGCCTGGAGGGGTTGCACCCACCTGCCTTCCTCCCACTGGCCCGTACCTGCCCTTGTTTGCAAAGACAGAGGAAAACCCCCCATGATCCTGTGCACCCCAAGGAAGACTTCGAGTGCCCAATGACCACGTGGGCCGGCACTCACGGCCTGACAGCAGGAGGCAGCAAGCACCTCAGGCCAGCTCGGCCTTGTCAGGCTGTTCAGAGGCTGGAGCCCAGGTCGCGCAGGAACCAGCCCTCCGCCACTCCCTGCCCGAGCCAGCCAGGCAGGGACAAAGAGCCCAAGGCGCGGCCTCCACACTGGCCTGGACACCTAGCGCCAGCACCCAGGACAAGTGGCAAGGGGACTAGCCGAGGGCAGGAGGTCCTGGCCTCCGAGAGCCAGTGAGTCCACAGCAGCCCTCCTCCCCAAGCCCCAGCCTCCCCTCTATGCTGCCAGCGCTGCCCGCACACAAAGGACTGCAGGCCAGGACACAGGCTGAGAGCTGCAGGCTGCCCAGAGTCCCCAGGAGGAGGAGCAAACGTCCTCCCtctgccgcccccgcccccagctccccctcccTGACCTACCGGAGTGCCAGGGGCCCAGAAACCATGTGAGCAGCAGCCAGCGGGGGTGGCCTCCTTGAGCGCGTGGCCTCCCTGGGGGTGCATCAATGCCTGGTCACCTGGGGAAGGGAAGACAAACAGACATGGTCATCCACAAGGGCATcagcaaggggagggggaaggtgctGGGGGCCCTCGCTCCCAGGAAGGTCTGGGGGTCTCTCTGGCTGGGACGCCCAGACAGCTGGGCAAGAGACAGTGGTCATAGTGCCCCCAGTCAGTCCCCGTGGCAGGAAGAACGCAGGTTTGGGGAGCTCGCCtgcaccctcctcccacccacccccacaggAGATTTAGGATACTCCAAGGGCCACCTAGATCTGGGGGAGCTGGTAGCAGGCACATAATTCCTGGAGGGCGGGCAGGCGTGGTGGCAGGAGGCCTGGGCAAGGCCTTTTCCAGGCTGGCCACATTTACATAACAAAAGGTCAAAATTGGAGGCGCTGGTGCAACGGGCTATTTATAAGAACCAGTCTCAACCGCTTCTGGCTTTcctgctccttcccttccctctgggtCTGCtctcccccccccaacccccgcccagagcgcccagccccctcctgcccagcccagcctgatCACATGGCGTTTGCAGGCTCGCCCTTTCAATACCAGCCCGCCAAGGCCGCTGGCAGCTGCTGCCAGATGTGGGTGGGCtccacctgccccccccccagaGCTTTGGGTCCTGCGGGAGGGGGTCCTGAGGCTCCAGCTCCTTGTCCCCCACTCCAGCAGGCCTGGGCGCCCTTGGAATggagccaggggtgggggaggaggcctGCAGCAGCCGGGAGCCCATCCCTGCCtgcccttcccccgcccccagggcCAGGGAGGCTCAGCAGGTCCCTCAGGAATGTGACCAGACCCGGGGTGCAGGGTGGCCAGGAGGCCTCGGCTCCAGCCTGCCAGCTGTCTCTCGGCCCCAAGCACAGCTCCCCTCTTGCAGGggttgctggggggagggggcacggTCAGCCCAGAGGGCAGGAGAACCAGCTCTGTAGGTCCAGCAGCCTGACAGCGTCCACGTTTCCCCGAGGGCAGCCTGGGCCCCTCATCAGGCTCTCGGCCAAGAGAGGCCAGAGATGGAGCCAAAccctgcctggggagggggaCGGAGACCACCGCAATGCCGCCGCCAGTGAGAGCAGCCCAGGAGAAAGGATGGGAAGCCACATCAGGAACCCCACCAGACCCGAGGACAACCCAAGCCCCGCCCGGGCACAATGCCCACCCAGTGGCCTCCGCCTCAGCCTGGGCCAGACCCTGCAACTGGGGCTTCCTCGCCCTTGCTGGAGATCAGGTCGACCAGCCTGGTCACTGCAGCCCGGGCAAGGCCCAGCGACTGACCAAGTGACTACCCTCGAGCCCGACCTACCCGTGGGGAGGCCCAGCAGGACCGGGCAGAGCAGGCTGTGCCCTCCGCcgggcaggggtgggagtgggggggtgTCGCACAGAGCTGCCTGCTGGGAGTACACGTCCACCAGAAAGCCGCCCCGCCTGCCGGCCACCCCAGGCTGGGCCGAGTGTGGGCCTACATCGTGTCCGTAAGCGAGGACACACCTCACCACAGGTGAGGGCCAGGACCCCTAGAAAGTGTTGCTCCTTCCCTCCCAGAGGCCTCTGTCCTCCGGCTCAACGGCGGGTGTCGGAGCAGCAAGCACCCACCCTGGAGAGCCCACAGCAGCAGGGGAGAGAGGGCTAGAAACAGCACTGTGGGGCTGGCCAGGCAAGCTGGCAGCGGGATGCCCACTGGGTACGGGGCTGGTGCCCAGCCCTGGCAGGAGCCCACCACGGGCTGGAATGAGGCTGCTGCCTGGCCCCAGCTCCCGGCACCCAGCAGCCACCTGGCAGCAGGCCCAGCAGCGTGCCTATCAGCCCCAAGGATCCCACGCCCAGCGCAGCCCCACTGCCCACccggagcactggctccagaaTGCCCAGGATCTTGGGTAGTGGGACAGGTCAGTCAGATGGGTGCGTGGTTGTCCCCAGATGGGCTGACCCTGACCCCGGCAAGGAagtggaggagggggcagctctGCTCTCTTGTGAACAGAGGGGCCTGGATCACCTTCCCAGGTCTCTGTTCACAGGATGGCCAGCACCCACCTTCCCAACACGGCTGCTACACAGTGACATGGGACAGGTCCTGACTGAGatctcatttcctcttcttccctccagGCTCAGGCCTCAGAAAAGCCAGGGAGGCAGGCCCGGCTGGCCCCCGCCCGGCCCCTGACTGACCCCACACACACTGAGGACAGGCCCGGGGCCTACAGAGCACAGGCCCAAGGCCAGGCCCCTACAGCTGAGCAGGGATCCCAGGCAAGACAAGGCCCCACCCACGTCAGGTGGTCCACATGGGCTCAGGGTTCGTGGGGAGGCCTCCCCTCCTGGAACCCACAGAGGGCAGGAGGCCACAAGAGGAGGTCTCCACATGAAAGTGGCCCTTGTTTAAGCAGGAAGCCAAGGAAAACGGCTCCAACCCCAATTCCGACAGGAGCCACCCCAACTTAGCCTGGACACCCACTGAGCCCAGAGCCTGGGCGCCAGGAAGCCTGGGCCCTCAGGCTGCTCCATCCTTCAGCCTCCAGGTGGAACCCCCTGGGGAAGAGGCAGGCAGCCCTGCCTCCCTGGAGCCTGGCGGCAGGCACCCCTCCCTTCTGGAGACAGAGGAGGGCATCTCATGCCTACCTCTAGCCCACAAGGGGGGCCCAAGCTCAGGGTGTGGTTTCACCCTTGGGCGATGCTCCCAGGAGACTGTGGGCCCCTTTCTGCAATGTCCTACCTCCCTAGGCAGGAAAGAGCCCCCAAAGAAGCCCCGCGCACCCTGGCTGAAACGACTCACCCTGCCTATACCCAGCCAGGATGGAGGGTCCTGGAAAGAAGGGTGAAGACAGGAAAAGGGGGCCCCCCCAACTCTCTTTGGGCAGGCCTTGTCACCCAGGTCCCCGGGAACCctgacccctcctccctccccagagcaCACCTTCCGCAGGAGGCCCAGAGCTATGCTGGGTCCCCCCGGAAAAGTTCGCTCCCGGCCCAGCCCAAAGCACCCAATGGGAGGCTGTTCTTGCTCCTTAACCACCTTCTGGCCAAAGAACAACAGCTAGAAGTCACAGAAGAACACAGGACTCTTCCACCTGAGAGCGGGGGGGGGCTGCCCAGCACCCACCTAGGGCTCCACTGGCGGTGGGAGTCACAAGGACACCAGGCCACCGCCATGCCCCCAGGGGCTTAAGCACATCTGACTGTGTCATTGAGGGCCTCAGACACCCGTATCCACTGCCCCCCCAACTCTGGGCCCAGCCGACCCCAGCTGTGGCCACCTGGTGCTCCAGGTGTGGCCCCGACAGGTGCGAGCACTGCCCCTCCCTGCAGGCCCGGCCCTTCCCAGGCTGCAGGAGGGCAGCTGGAGGGCAGAGCGAGAAGGCCTGGAAGGTCCCAGCACCCAGGATCCAGAAGAGCCTAAGgcccagcccccaaccccccccccccagccccaggtCCTCCTCACCCCATACCAGCTGGAGGGCACCCTGCCTGTGGGGAAGCCTCAGAGGCGTTCTCTCCACCTCCAGTGCCAGATAAGAGGACAGGTTCTGggggttaagcaacttgcccaaggtcacaggagcAAGCAGGTGGCAGAGGCTGACTCCAGACTTTCCTACCCTGGGGACAGACATCTGCACCTCCTTCtcccaggggcagggcaggggagccAGGAGGAGGGCCTCGGCCTGCAGCTCCCCCTCATCTCCCCCTCCCACAGCCTACCTCACAGCAGGCCTTACCCGGGCTACACCACCCAGGGGCAGGCCTACTCTGGGGACCCAGGCTGTGCCCTCTCTGGCCTGCCCCTCCAGACatgggtgggtggtgggtgggaccCACTGCTCTGGGCGAGCCCGGCGGGTAATCCGGCCCAGGCCTGGATGCCGGCCAGTAGCTCCTGGCTCGTCTCCCAGACCATCCTCCTGGAAAGCAACGGGCTCCACGAATGCCAAGAGCCCTGCCCTCCTTCGGACAAGACTTCTACGAAATTAACACTCAGTTCCATCAGCACGGTGGTGACGTGGTGATCGGGACCTGGGGCTGGCCTTCTCCCTCAGGTCCCTGAGCAGTGTGGGAGGTGGCGTCCACCCACCCCAGCCCGACCTCCCTGAGTCTGCCCCCAAATGCCTGCAGTCCCACCTTCCCACATGTGCACTCCCACCCAAGAGGCTCATGGGACCACGAGGGGAGGCCTGGCAGGGCCACAACCGCAAATCCCGCTCTCCAGGGCTCCAGGGCAAGCCTTGCACATTCACCTCACCCCTGGCCTACAACCTGCCCGTTACTCCCACTCCCAGGACGACCTGGGGACCTGCAGCTGGATTTCCCCTGCTGGCACTGGCACAGCTGGCTGGCTGGCACCGGGGAGGGTGTGGGGCAGGGTCACACTGGGAGGCCACCAGCCTGGCTGAGTCTGGCCAAGAGTGTTGAGCCAGTGAGACAGGGGGTGAACTGGGGAGAGGCAGGTGAGAGTTGCCTGGAGCACAGTCACTATTATGAAAACTTCCAGACTGTGCCCACACTGCActgctccccatccccacctgaAGGGGCCTGAGCTCTAGGTAAGAAGCTTGCTTGCAGCAAAAGAACTAGAGCCTGGAGGCAGGGAGCCTGTGGGAAGCTGGCGGGGCGGGGCAGCACAGCCAACAGGGAGCATCCGGATCAGGCAAGGAGCAAGGAGCAAGGAGCTCCTGCTGCAGGGAGACAGGCCCTGGCGAGCTGGCTCCTGCGCCCCCAGCCCCACTTCCTACTTGTCCTGCTGGGTGTCCGGCACAGTCCAGGGACCAGTGGCAGCATCGCCCAgggtttctgtttcttcttttagtttttttttttttaatatttgtttatttggccatgccatgtggcatgtgggatctttgttccccaaccagggatcgaacctgcgccccttgccctggaagcacggagtcttaaccactggaccaccagggaaggccctcgcCCAGGGTTCTGAGAAACGCAGACAGTCTGGCCTCACTCCAGACCTCAGAACCAGAACCTGCATGCACACTGGACTGTGGGTTACAAGCTTTCTACTCCCCAGAAAGCCTGACACTCGGCAGGTAGTAAATGCTCAGTGATGGGGGTCAAGGGGAAGGAGGCGGCCCCAGAACTCGAGAGATTGAGGTGGCACTCCGTTACTGCGGGCGTCTTAGAGGCAGGACAGTGGCCGCGGGGGGGCAAGGGGTTCTAGGCACGGGTGGCAGGCAGAGTGCAGGGAGCCTGGGCCACCTGCTGCAAAGGAGTCACCGTCCCCCACCTACCCCGGGATACCTTTCAGGAGTCACAGAGCAGCAGCTGCCCAGCCCACAGCTCCTCCAGGACAGACTCCAACATCACAACTTCAAACCCAACCCTAGAAGCTCACTATGTCTTACACTAACTAAGGactctcaaatatttaaaaaacaaaataaaaatactctgcCATCTTCTATCATCATCCCTTCGTACCAGAAGACACTTCATGACTGAAAACCAGGAAGAACCACCTCAGGGTATAGGAGTCCTTCCCCAAGAAAGGGCAGCTGACCCGTCCACCCACGCGGCCGAGACTCCCGGTGGCTGGCACCCAGGCCCTGTGCCCTGCCTGTGACGGCCTGGCCCtggaatcagaaaaacaaaacccaaaccggATGCCAGATGGCAACGACGGGCTTCAACTAGCTGACCAGACACTGAAAGAGGTCATCCCGGGCAGAAAAGAGAACGGTCAGACTTTAAAAAGACCCAGACTGAAGACACGCAAACCCTGGGTCCCAGAAGCCATGCAGGCGTGGAGCCCCTCCAGCAGTGGGCAGGCCCCAGGGCTCAGGCCAAGCCCCACACTCATGCCTTGCACGGATCAAGAAGAGCTGACTGTCGCCGTATCCCACGGCCTGGCTGCCTGCACGGGAGCCTCCAGCAAGAGGCTGAGCAAAGCAGCCAGACCCGAAAGGGACGACACAGCCAGTTCTGGTCAAGGTGGAAAGcaggggtgggtgaggggagggattGGGGAGTGGAGGGGGCTCGAAGGACACACGAGGGCCTTCTgttctggtgttttctctctcagGATGGATGCTGGATGCATGTCCACCTGGGAAGAGTCCATGGCGCTGTTGCTCACAACTGGGCACACTTCTTAGGTATGACTACGATGTACTTGGCTTCAACAGGTGCACAGAAATCTTCAGGAGGGGCAGCAGGGCCCGTCCCAGGCCTGATGAGAAAGCTGACCGAACCCCCAACTAATCACAACAATCCCCAGACAAGAAGCGGCACCGACAGGAGGGAACCCTACAGTCCAGCCAGGGACCCACAGGACACCTATAAAGACCACCTTAAAACCTCTTATGGGGCAGATTTGTGCCTGCCATCTGAAGGCAGCAACAACCTGATGACATTTTTAACCATCCTAGT contains the following coding sequences:
- the HIC2 gene encoding hypermethylated in cancer 2 protein → MVSGPLALRWCVWAGRGDMGPDMELPSHSKQLLLQLNQQRTKGFLCDVIIMVENSIFRAHKNVLAASSIYFKSLVLHDNLINLDTDMVSSTVFQQILDFIYTGKLLPSDQPAEPNFSTLLTAASYLQLPELAALCRRKLKRAGKPFGSGRGGAGLGRSPRGQRLSTASVIQARYPGLVDGRKGAHTPQELPQAKGSDEELFLGGSSQESVHGLGRPVCPASGEAGLGGCSTNGSGGGCEQELGLDLSKKSPPLPPATPGPPLTPDDPAQLSDSQQGSPLSASAPPVANSASYAELGGTPSEPMDLEGAEDNPLSLLEGPGGQPPRKSLRHSARKKEWAKKEPMAASPFERREAAPKGPCPGEEAEGLGDRVPNGILASNAVAGGPYGEPSYPCKEEEENGKDGSEDSGQSGSEGGSGHASAHYMYRQEGYETVSYGDNLYVCIPCAKGFPSSEQLNAHVETHTEEELFIKEEGAYETGSGGAEEEAEDLSAPSAAYAAEPRPFKCSVCEKTYKDPATLRQHEKTHWLTRPFPCNICGKMFTQRGTMTRHMRSHLGLKPFACDECGMRFTRQYRLTEHMRVHSGEKPYECQLCGGKFTQQRNLISHLRMHTSPS